The following coding sequences are from one Capsicum annuum cultivar UCD-10X-F1 chromosome 3, UCD10Xv1.1, whole genome shotgun sequence window:
- the LOC107862231 gene encoding myb-related protein 306 codes for MGRPPCCDKIGVKKGPWTPEEDIILVSYIQQHGPGNWRAVPGNTGLLRCSKSCRLRWTNYLRPGIKRGNFTEHEEKMIIHLQALLGNRWAAIASYLPQRTDNDIKNYWNTHLRKKLKKIQGNDENSTGQEGATSSSSQSNFIKGQWERRLQTDIHMAKKALVEALSLDKSDSLANPISPVLAQQTVPGSSSYASSAENISRLLQNWMKNSPKSSQLSRSNSETTQSSFNNPSIGSGSGSSSSPSEGTISGATPEGFDALFSEGNAFTPENSAIFQVESKLNFQNINSENGILFQEESQAPLTLLEKWLFDDAINAPTQGDEFIGMDLGESAGFF; via the exons ATGGGAAGGCCACCTTGCTGTGATAAAATTGGTGTTAAAAAAGGACCATGGACACCAGAAGAAGATATCATCTTGGTTTCATACATTCAACAACATGGTCCTGGTAACTGGAGAGCTGTCCCTGGTAATACTG GTTTGCTTAGATGCAGCAAAAGCTGTAGGCTCAGATGGACTAATTATCTCCGGCCTGGAATTAAACGTGGTAACTTCACTGAACATGAAGAGAAAATGATTATCCACCTCCAAGCTCTTCTTGGCAACAG ATGGGCAGCGATAGCTTCGTATCTTCCCCAAAGGACGGACAACGATATAAAGAACTACTGGAATACTCATCTGAGGAAAAAGCTGAAGAAGATTCAAGGAAACGATGAGAATAGTACTGGTCAAGAAGGAGCAACCTCATCATCATCTCAATCAAATTTCATAAAGGGACAGTGGGAAAGGAGGCTTCAAACAGACATCCACATGGCTAAAAAAGCCCTTGTTGAAGCTTTGTCACTTGACAAATCTGATTCCCTGGCTAATCCAATTAGCCCAGTTCTAGCTCAACAAACCGTTCCAGGGTCCAGTTCTTATGCATCCAGTGCTGAAAACATTTCTAGGTTGCttcaaaattggatgaaaaattcCCCCAAATCATCTCAATTAAGTCGATCGAATTCGGAGACTACGCAAAGCTCGTTTAATAACCCGTCAATCGGGTCAGGTTCGGGGTCAAGTTCGAGTCCTAGCGAAGGTACCATAAGTGGTGCAACGCCAGAGGGCTTCGACGCCCTCTTCAGCGAAGGCAATGCTTTCACGCCTGAAAATTCCGCGATTTTTCAGGTAGAAAGCAAGCTGAATTTTCAGAATATTAATTCGGAAAATGGAATTTTGTTTCAAGAGGAGTCACAAGCCCCGTTAACTTTGCTGGAGAAGTGGCTATTTGATGATGCTATTAATGCACCAACACAAGGAGATGAGTTTATTGGGATGGACTTGGGTGAATCTGCTGGCtttttttga